In Vigna angularis cultivar LongXiaoDou No.4 chromosome 8, ASM1680809v1, whole genome shotgun sequence, the DNA window TGAACAAGCTCTTATAAGAGACTACGAAAAAATAGATGCCATATCTGCTGAAATAATGTATTTGATATATTCATAAACgatagaaaattataattatattttgacatACATAGATTTTctatatttaactaattatatacGTGAATGATATCATTctttatccaaaaccttaatgaattaatgggtctttcatttttatatagtgttttattttttagtttttatccaatgtgaaacttatattcatatttatattttcaacaaaataaatataaaagtacgTTATGTTACGGTtccttaaatataaaagtttatttttttataatcattttacttttgtattttgtatcaAGTGAACGCAAGTGTATCTCATCTTTCATCTAAAACGATTGAAAATGAAGTAAGAACcatctaaataaatttaagcACCTGTTCCATTAATTCTCTAACATCTCTTCCTTCTTTGCTACTTTTAGCAGCTCCTAACTCAACTCCGGAAACCCTCTCAGCAAACTTTAAAGTACTCAAAGATTCAGAAAAAGACTTTACATCAGAATTAATTTGGACCAACATGAGTGTTTTTGCTTGACCACCTGTGCGACGAAAAATAGAATGTTACCTCATCAGAAAAAATTGATACagaaaaccttaatttttcacttttttttgaGGATGCTAGTTAGACAAGACAAGACATCTTGGCAACAAGAAATGATGATTTTACCAAGAGATGTTTGCAGAAGTTGAGTGAGCTTGCTATTTCTATATGGCACATGAGCAGTCTTCTGAGAAAGTGCAAAAATGACATCTCCAAGAGCAGATAGTGATTTGTTGATATGTTGTGCTTCCTTGAGTCTATCCCCAGTTACTTCAGAGCGATCAACTCTTTCACTTCCTGCTAAATCTACCAAATGAAGATTACCATGAAGAGAGGAACCAGCCTTTTTATCCATCCCACGAACATGAATTGAGACAACACTGTATACACACATTTAATGAAACATTATGGTAGAAAGCTATTATTACATTGTTAAATTGTGAAGAGAGTGAAAACACAAACCTGTGAGAACGACTACTTCTTTCATTCATAGCTGTCGAACCCTTAGCTCTATTTTTCAGACCAATGTCCATTAGCTTTATGACATCTTCAGGTGATTTCACAGGTTGCATGGTAGCATCAGGCACTGCTAATCCATTTGGTTGAGCATTACTCAGTATCCCAAGTGTGTGTAAATCAAGGAAATCATCGTTCAGAGACATCACatgctattttttttctctaaaaaagtaagagaaagagaaaagaagttcATGCTAGAAAAAGGATATTTCTTTGAAGCATCAGTTGTTAATAAGTCTCGAACTTGTTCATTGTATATCTCAATTACTTGAACACCAATCTCATACTCTATTGAGCTTTTTCTACTTGTAGATATGCTGAAGAGATCATTAAGAGCTCGATAGTTAACACCAACAGTCTCGGGTGTTGCATTATTTGGACCACTCTGAAAAACAATGgcaacatatataaaaacataacaaaatcaAAGTTTGAGATAGTGATGAAAACGAAAACATATATGGTTAACCCAATGACAATATGCTGAGAAAAAGTTGCATACCATTGTGAAAGTTTTCCCTGAACCAGTTTGACCATAAGCAAATATACATACGTTATACCCATCCAATACTGATCGTATGAAGGCTTGTATGTCAGCATACACCCCAGCTACATCATTCAAGTGAGAAAATCCAAATGAAGAAATGGAGTCAACATGCAtagatattatattatgaaGTTGTAAAAGTTCATCCATTCAAAACCTTATGATAAAATGGAGATTATAGAGAAATATAACCTTGAGTTGAGGTTGGACCAAAGACCTTATTGAACTTAAATGTTCTAAGGCCTTCCTTTCCTGGTTTGGAAGGATTTGCCACAACCAACTCAGTTTCACCAATGTGTTCCACAATAGATTGTTTTTCCTTTTGACCAGGAAGAAATGGTCTAAGTCGACAATATACTCTTATATTTCCTATATCAGAGAAAAGTCCCATGTAAATTCACAGCACATACCTCCATCTATTAACTGTTGGACAAACATAAACAGTGCTACCTTTTAATTCTTGAACTTCATTGAACAGTTTTCGGTTTTCTGCAAGAACTATTTGATAATTCTCAGCTGCATCTACTAGTGGTTTCAGATTTAAACCTAAACAAGTTACTACAGTTATTAACTGgtcaaagaaaacaagaaaatttgGAGGGTGAGCATAAAGTTTAATGTAACATACCTAACTTTTTACATTCCTCAGAGTAAATAATTTGCTCTTTCAAAGCATCTTGCTTAATAGATTCCCATGATAATTTCAATGTCTGAATTGCAAGTTCGATAGAATATTGTAACAGTTGACATCACTATAATAAGATTGACATTTCGTTGTATATAAGTTTAGTTACCTTTATGGAACTGAACTGAATATTCACATCTTTTCGTATCTGGTTCTCTTTCTGCATCCACTTCTGATATTTTGACTCGTAAAGGGTTTCATTCTCTTTAACCTTATTTCTTAGTTTTTCCAACAAATTTTCGTATTCTTGTGATTTCTCTTTCAGCTCTTCTCTACCAGCCTCCGCTTTTGCTTCCCATTCTGAGCATCGTACTTCGTGTGTTCTTTTCGTTGTTTCTAGTTCTTGCTTAAATGATGAAATTTCCATACTTTTGTCCTCTACctctttcatatatttcataatttctttCTCATTCGCCATTTTTTCATCTTGAGCTTTTGCTTTCAGTTCTGAGCATTGTGCTTCATATGCTTCTTTCGTTGTTTCTAGTTCTTGCTTAAATGCTAAAATTTCCATGTTTTTGTCCTCTAGCTCTTTggtatatttaataatttctcTCCCATTCGCCATTTTTTCCTCTTCAGCGTTTGCTTTCAGTTGTGAGCACTGAACTTCATGtgtttttttcattgtttctaGCTCCTGTTTAAATGCTGaaatttccatatttttttCCTCTAGCTCTTTGATATATCTAATAGTCTCATTCCCATTTGCTATTTTTTCCTCTTCAGTTTTTGCTTTCATCTGTGAGCATTGAACTTCATatgtttttttcattgtttcCAATTCTTGCCTATATGCAGaaatttccttatttttttcctCCAACTCTTTAATATAACTGATAGcctcttttccattttccatcttTTCCTCCTCAGTTTTTGCTTTCAGTTGTGAGCATTGTACTTCGTATGTTTTTGTCACTGTTTCTAGTCTTTGCCTCAGTGTTGAAATTTCCATATCTTTGTCCTCTAGCTCTTTAATATATCTACTAACCTCTTTACCCTCTTCGCTCTTTTCCTCCTCAGCTTTTGCTTCCAACCGTGAGCATTGTACTTCATATTCTTTTTTCATTGTCTCTAGCTTTTTGATTAGTATTGAAATTTCCATATTTTTGTCCTCCAATTCTTTAATATATCTGATAGAATCTTTTCCATCTGTCACGTTCTTCTcctcaactttttctttcaactgTGAACACTCTACTTCATATGTTTTTGCCATCGTTTCTACTTTGTCTAGTTTTTGCTTCAACGTTGAAATTTCCATGTTTTTGTCCTCTAATTCTTTAACATATCTGATAGAATCTGTTCCATCTGTCATGTTCTTCTCCTCAACTTTTGCTTTCAACTGTGAACACTGTACTTCATATGTTTTTGATATTGTTTCTAGTGTTTCTAGATTTTTCCTCAACgttgaaatttcaatgtttttgtcCTCTAACATTTTCATTACATCTGTCATCTTTCCCTCCTCGGCTTTTGCTTCTAATTCTAAGCGTTGCTCTTCACACgtttttttcattgtttctaGTTTCTGATTTAATGCTGAAATTTCCATAGTTTTGTCCTCTAACTCGTTAATATATCTATTAATCTCTTTGCCATCTGCTCTATTTTCCTCCTTAGTTTTTTGTTCCATCTGTGAACATTGTACTTCGTATGTTTTTTTCATCGTTTCTAGCTTTTGTTTCAATGTTGAAATTTCCTTAGTTTTATCCTTCAACTCTTTAATATATCTCATAACCTCTTTGTCGCATTCCctcttttcttcccttttaGTGTTCTCAATTAGGTTCacatcattttccttttcttcttgcaTTTTAGTCATCCTAGTTTGTTTTAATTCATCtaccttcttttcttctttttcaatcctCTCAGTCTACATGAAAAGGCCAAAGAAcatgattcatttttttttgttagctacaaaacacaaaaatttaATAGGATTCTCTCATATTTTATGTCTAGAAGTGCATACATATGTTACTTGTAAGCAAGAAACATTACCTTCAAATGTTGAAGTTGGTTTATGCTAACAATCTGTCAGAAAAAGGTTCCTATGATAAGTAGAAAAGCTTGTATTTTGTACTGATATATGTACTTTGTATTAATTCACATGCAGAATGATATCCAAAGCTATTCAGTATACCTCTCTTTCTTCCTCAGTTCCAGATGCAAGAGCTTCAAGGACTCTGATTCTTGAGTGATATTTTTCTTCACGGGccttaaaaatattgttttgctGAAGGTAAAAAGGAACATAGCACAGTGAAAAAAACAACTGAGAAAAACAAAGGCTAACCAGCTTTTGAAAATCATGCAACTTTAACGTACAGTTTTTAAATGTTCTGCTTGAGTTGATATACGTCGCTCAATCTCTTGCACAACCTTTCTCAATAAGCAAGCCACACGCTGAGATATAAAACATCATTGTTACACAATACACTTTAAATTACATGTGTAGAAAATTTTGCATGCACTGATATCTTATTATTAGGATAAACTTCTCCATTAATATTTGATGAAGATAAAACCCAAATGAATTGAGTATGTAAAAAGTTCTTCTTGTTTAACTTCTCTGAAGGTTAAGGTAGATAGATAAgcttttccttattttcttctctcaGAAGTGCTTATGAGTAAATTTATCCAAATAATATAGACCTGTTCTTTTTCATGAATgcatttgttatttatttattacttggGGTATTTCGCCATTTCTTCTTTCAACACTTTCTTCCAAAATACCATTCACCACACTCAAAAGCGACTGAGTAGGAGCATTCTGCAACAACAAATGCTAAAACAAATCAGTGATGTAGAAAAAATGTGAATTGTGCAAATCTTTGAAGGGGGTGAGAGAAAAGAACAGGAGAGCTTACATCCAAGCTAGTTGATTTCATCAGTTCTGAAATTTTGGCTGAAGGATGATCAGCATAGCTTCCTTGTTTTACTCGAAACACCTCGGGAAACTTGTTAGAACCTACTTGGTTTATTAACGTTGGTGATGGCTCTGCATAAGATGCGAAATAAGTATCATAAACACTAATATTTGGTTTTCAGAATCACAAAACATAGCCATATGAAAAATGCTTAAAAATTTGGTATTTCATCTTCATCTCACCATGTTTATAAGCATCGAAACATGCTGGAAAAGGTAAAAATTTCATCGTACCTGCCATAAGTGGACTGTGTAAAACACGTTGCAGCTTTGTTCCTGACAAAACCTTCCTCTGGGGTGAGTTAACTCCATTATTGATATTTGAACCTGAATTTCCCAGGTCTCTTGGTTCTATATTGTGGTTATTTGATGGTGGATTCATCACTATAGTTGAATTTTGTTGAAACAACACTTCATACATTAATGCGTAGATGCATCACAATGATGTCGTCCATTGTTTCATATCACCCAATAAACTATTCAAAACGTAAAATCATGTCAAAATTACCTCCATTAAAGCAATAGTAAAAATCATGGTACTGGTACTAAGgattaaattatacaatatgTTGTCGTAAATGCTCAACTTTTCAACAGTTATGCTCAAATAATATTACATCATCCTTAAACAATTTGCAGTATCAGTTGCAGACAACACATTTTGAATTTAATCAAGCTTCATCTCACCATGAATATCAAAGCTACTAACATGGATATTGTGTAAAGCATCAAAACCAGAGAATCCAACCTTGAAAATGTTAACATTGATGAAATGTTCTTGCTGCGGCGAGAGTTGAGTCAAAACCAGATGAATATCAATTGGATTTTTCTGCGTGAATATAGTtagatatgataaaaataataatttatcagGTAAGGGAAATTTTGGTTTGGATttgtgagagagaaagaaaaaggggtTCCTCAAAAATAGGAGAGCAATTGCATGAACACCATTGCATGAATGATTTGCGTCACAATCATTGTAGTGAAAGAACACCATTGCATGAATGTCTCTCCAAAAAGAATTTGGATCCTTTAAAGTGTTTCTTCTCACTTTAGAGAATAGagttatttatgtatttattatttcatgGTTTAAATtgatctattttaaaattataaaccaaaatctcaaacaaaagtaaatagtatataattttatcttgttCATTTATTAcacattcttcatttcttaTCATTTccaccaaaataaaataactcacaattaaaacaattttaaaatatccacaaataaaaggtgaaaaaaataatctcaATATC includes these proteins:
- the LOC108343989 gene encoding kinesin-like protein KIN-14P, with amino-acid sequence MNPPSNNHNIEPRDLGNSGSNINNGVNSPQRKVLSGTKLQRVLHSPLMAEPSPTLINQVGSNKFPEVFRVKQGSYADHPSAKISELMKSTSLDNAPTQSLLSVVNGILEESVERRNGEIPQRVACLLRKVVQEIERRISTQAEHLKTQNNIFKAREEKYHSRIRVLEALASGTEEEREIVSINQLQHLKTERIEKEEKKVDELKQTRMTKMQEEKENDDKTKEISTLKQKLETMKKTYEVQCSQMEQKTKEENRADGKEINRYINELEDKTMEISALNQKLETMKKTCEEQRLELEAKAEEGKMTDVMKMLEDKNIEISTLRKNLETLETISKTYEVQCSQLKAKVEEKNMTDGTDSIRYVKELEDKNMEISTLKQKLDKVETMAKTYEVECSQLKEKVEEKNVTDGKDSIRYIKELEDKNMEISILIKKLETMKKEYEVQCSRLEAKAEEEKSEEGKEVSRYIKELEDKDMEISTLRQRLETVTKTYEVQCSQLKAKTEEEKMENGKEAISYIKELEEKNKEISAYRQELETMKKTYEVQCSQMKAKTEEEKIANGNETIRYIKELEEKNMEISAFKQELETMKKTHEVQCSQLKANAEEEKMANGREIIKYTKELEDKNMEILAFKQELETTKEAYEAQCSELKAKAQDEKMANEKEIMKYMKEVEDKSMEISSFKQELETTKRTHEVRCSEWEAKAEAGREELKEKSQEYENLLEKLRNKVKENETLYESKYQKWMQKENQIRKDVNIQFSSIKTLKLSWESIKQDALKEQIIYSEECKKLGLNLKPLVDAAENYQIVLAENRKLFNEVQELKGNIRVYCRLRPFLPGQKEKQSIVEHIGETELVVANPSKPGKEGLRTFKFNKVFGPTSTQAGVYADIQAFIRSVLDGYNVCIFAYGQTGSGKTFTMSGPNNATPETVGVNYRALNDLFSISTSRKSSIEYEIGVQVIEIYNEQVRDLLTTDASKKLGILSNAQPNGLAVPDATMQPVKSPEDVIKLMDIGLKNRAKGSTAMNERSSRSHSVVSIHVRGMDKKAGSSLHGNLHLVDLAGSERVDRSEVTGDRLKEAQHINKSLSALGDVIFALSQKTAHVPYRNSKLTQLLQTSLGGQAKTLMLVQINSDVKSFSESLSTLKFAERVSGVELGAAKSSKEGRDVRELMEQVASLKDTISVKDEEIEKLQLLKDLKNVYPGANSENVETA